From a region of the Flavobacterium sediminilitoris genome:
- a CDS encoding acyl-CoA carboxylase subunit beta, which yields MENKIKTLEDKLAQAYLGGGEKRIAKQHEKKKLTARERVNYLMDEGSFEEIGALVTHRTTDFGMQKEVYYGDGVITGYGTINGRPVYVFAQDFTVFGGALSETHAEKICKVMDMALKAGVPMIGLNDSGGARIQEGVRSLGGYADIFYRNVQASGVIPQISAIMGPCAGGAVYSPAMTDFTMMVEGSSYMFVTGPNVVKTVTNEEVTSEELGGASTHSTKSGVAHITSSNDVECLEDVKRLLSYLPQSNKEVTTKVPFELGNEIREQLTSIIPDNANKPYDMHDVIQGVIDEDSFYEIHKNYAENIIVGFARIGGRSVGVVANQPMFLAGCLDVNSSIKAARFTRFCDAFNIPLLVLVDVPGFLPGTDQEWNGIIVHGAKLLYALSEATVPKVTVITRKAYGGAYDVMNSKHIGADFNFAWPSAEIAVMGAKGASEIIFKKEIAEADDHEAKLLEKEAEYAEKFANPYSAAQRGFIDEVILPQDTRRKLLKAFSILEHKTVDMPKRKHGNIPL from the coding sequence ATGGAAAATAAAATTAAAACATTAGAAGATAAATTAGCTCAAGCCTATTTAGGTGGAGGTGAAAAGCGAATAGCAAAGCAACATGAAAAGAAAAAATTAACGGCTCGTGAGCGTGTTAATTATTTAATGGATGAAGGTTCTTTTGAAGAAATTGGCGCTTTGGTAACCCATCGTACTACTGATTTTGGTATGCAAAAAGAAGTGTACTATGGTGATGGTGTAATTACAGGTTACGGAACAATTAATGGTCGTCCCGTGTATGTTTTTGCACAAGATTTTACAGTTTTTGGAGGTGCACTTTCAGAAACACATGCAGAGAAAATCTGTAAAGTAATGGATATGGCCTTAAAAGCGGGGGTTCCAATGATTGGATTAAACGACTCAGGTGGAGCACGTATTCAAGAAGGTGTACGTTCATTAGGTGGTTATGCTGATATCTTTTATCGTAACGTACAAGCATCTGGAGTAATTCCTCAAATTTCGGCTATCATGGGACCTTGTGCTGGTGGAGCCGTTTACTCGCCTGCCATGACGGATTTTACCATGATGGTAGAAGGAAGTAGTTATATGTTTGTAACCGGTCCAAACGTGGTAAAAACAGTTACCAATGAGGAAGTAACTTCTGAAGAATTAGGTGGGGCAAGTACACACTCTACAAAATCTGGAGTTGCACATATTACGTCTTCAAATGATGTAGAATGTTTGGAAGATGTAAAACGTTTGTTAAGTTACTTACCACAAAGTAATAAAGAGGTGACGACAAAAGTACCTTTTGAATTGGGTAATGAAATCCGTGAGCAATTAACGTCTATTATTCCAGATAATGCGAATAAACCATACGATATGCACGACGTAATCCAAGGTGTAATTGATGAAGATTCGTTTTATGAAATTCATAAAAATTATGCTGAAAATATCATTGTTGGTTTTGCACGTATCGGAGGTAGAAGTGTTGGGGTAGTGGCCAATCAGCCTATGTTTTTAGCAGGTTGTTTGGATGTGAACTCATCAATAAAAGCGGCTCGTTTTACTCGTTTTTGTGATGCATTCAATATCCCATTGTTGGTATTAGTGGATGTGCCAGGTTTCTTACCAGGAACAGACCAAGAATGGAATGGTATTATTGTTCATGGTGCGAAATTGTTATACGCGTTGAGTGAAGCTACGGTGCCAAAAGTAACGGTTATTACGCGTAAAGCTTATGGTGGTGCATATGACGTAATGAATTCAAAACATATCGGAGCTGATTTTAACTTTGCTTGGCCAAGTGCAGAAATTGCAGTAATGGGAGCAAAAGGGGCTTCTGAAATTATCTTTAAGAAAGAAATTGCTGAAGCAGATGATCATGAAGCGAAGCTATTGGAAAAAGAAGCAGAATATGCTGAAAAATTTGCAAATCCATATAGTGCAGCGCAACGTGGATTTATTGATGAGGTTATTTTACCACAGGATACAAGACGTAAATTGCTAAAAGCATTTAGTATTTTAGAACATAAAACGGTGGATATGCCAAAACGTAAACACGGAAATATTCCGTTATAA